In Halogranum gelatinilyticum, the DNA window GACGGTCGGCATGGTCGTCCGTCGGACGCACTGCCCAATAACGGCTCGGGACGCGCTGTCATCGCGGGACACACCGGCGCGCAGAGACGTGTCAAATAGAAGATATACGTCAGACAGATATACTTCCATGACATATGTTACCGTACCGGTCGACTACTGTACGTGACCGGTGGGCGTCCGCAAACGGGGTGGGTTTCGTCATGGTTTCCCCTCCGGGTAGGGAGCGGTCGCCCGTTTCAAACGCGGACCGCCGACGGTCCCCAAAGGGAAACGCTCTTTTCATCGTCGCACCGACTTCCGACATATGAGTGACGGGGACGACGCGTCCGACGACTCGGGCGCCCCGGAAGAGGAGATCTCGGTCGAGAGCCTACAGGACGGGCTGTCGGCCGTCGAAGAGGAACTCGAGGCCGCCGAGACGGAAGCGGCCCTCGACGAGGTAGAGAGCACGCTCGACGACATCGAGTCCAAACTCGAAGCCGCCGACCTGCCCGAACCGGCAGACGACGACGAGGAGGACCCGAGCGAAGAGCTTGCAGACTCGCTGGCGACGCTCCGTGAGGAGCTCGAAGCCAAGCGCGGTCCCTACGCCGAAGACGTCGTCGCGGCCATCGACGAGGCCAAGACGAAGATCGAGGACACCCGCTGGACCGACCGCGGCGAGGGCGAGATCGTCGAGGCCGTCGAGTCGTTCGTCGCCTCGGTGAACGAGACGCTCGACGCCGACGTCTCCGTCGACGGCGAGGACGCCGAAGAGCTGTCGGCCGCGCTCGCCGACGCCGCGGACGTCGTCGGCTCGGCCGGTCTCGACGCCGACGAGGACGCCGAAACCATCGCCGCGCTCGTCGAGGCCGCCGACAGTCTCGAATCTGACCTCGAAGCCGCCCAGGAGTGGGACGACCTCGAGACGCGCGAGAAGCTCGAAGCGCAGGGCTTCTACGACGTCCTCGGCCATTACAAGGACTATCCGCCGGAGTGGGCGGCAGTCAAAGGCTGGGAAGAGGAGGGTAACGTCGAGATGATTCTGCTCGCGCTCGACAACCTCCAGTCGGACTTCATGGAGCGTCACTGCATCGAGTCGCTCACCCGTCTCAACGACCAGGCGGCCTTCGAGGCCATGCACCAGCGCGCCCAGAAGCGTGACAAGCCCTCGATCAAGGCACTCGGCAAGATGCGCGCCGAAGACGCCGTCGAGACGCTCATCGAGTACGTCGACACCGACAAGGACCCGCAGCTCCAGAAGGTGACGTTCAAGGCACTCGGCGAGATCGGCGACGAGCGCGCGACCCAGCCGCTCGCGGACAAGCTCGTCATGGAGAACGACAACGTCCGGCCCTACGCGGCCCGCGCGCTCGGTCTCCTCGGCGACACCCGTGCCGTCGAACCACTCATCGACACCCTCCGCGACGACGAGAGCGACTCCGTCCGCTCCAGCGCGGCGTGGGCACTCCGACAGATCGGCACGCAGGTCGCCCTCGAAGCGGCCGCCGAACACGTCGACGACCGCTCCTACCTCGTCCAGAGCGAGGCCGAGAAGGCCCGCGAAGCACTCGGCATCTCCCAGACCGCGTAAGCGACCCGCAGTTTTCGCTCCCGTCACCCGCTTCCAGCCCGTCCGCAACCCTCCCGAGCCGAGCGTTTATCACACAGGACGCGGCCACCGACCCCCGTGAGGCTCCACACGGCTGCGTGTCTCGTCGTCCTCTGTCTCGCCTCTCTCGCCTGTGTCGCCCCCGTCGGCACGGCAGCGAGCAGCGACGCTCTCCACGCCGACCCCGTCGTCGACTACGCTGCGTCCAACATCAGCGTCAGCGACGACCGTACCGCCGACGGGAGCCGCATCACCGGCTTCCTCGCCAACCCCGTCGCCGACGGCGACCGCGGCGAGTACGTTTCTATCATGGTTGCCCGCGGCGGCAACTGGACGCTGAGCGACGGTGAGGCGACCGTCTCGCTCCCGACGAACACCACCGGCCACGTCGTCGTCACGGCCACGCCGGACGCGCTCGCGAACGACACGGTGGACGCGGCCGGAACCACCGTCAGCGCGCCGTCATCCTTCGCCCTCGCCAACGGCGGCGAGGAACTCACGCTCCGCCGGAACGGGACCGTCGTCGACCGCGCGAGCTACGAGACGGCTCCCGAGGGCGAGGACTGGCGGTGGAACCGCACGCCGCGCTGGCGACCGGTCGGACTGGAGCCGCGAACAGTGGTCGCCACCGGCTCCGCGACCGCCGAGGCGTTCGTCCTCCCCGACTCCCCCGATGTCGCGCTCGACACGCTCCGTGCGGCCGACGACCGCATCCTGCTCGCCGGATACACCTTCGCCTCGCCCCGCGTCGCCGACGCGCTCGTCGCCGCGGCCGAGCGAGGCGTCCGCGTCCGTGTCCTCGTCGACGACGCGCCGGTCGGGGGTACGACCACGAGGCAGGCGAGGGCACTCGACCGGCTGACCCGCGCCGGCGTTCCGGTCTCGGTCCTCGGCGGCGAGTACGCCAGATACGACTACCATCACCCGAAGTACGCCGTCGTCGACGGCCGCGCACTCGTGCTCACGGAGAACTGGAAACCGAGCGGCGTCGGCGGTCGGAGTAGCCGCGGCTGGGGCGTCCGCGTCGACTCGCAGGCGACGGCTGTGGAGCTGGCAGAGGTCTTTCGTACCGACGCCGACGGCCGCGACGCTACCACGTGGTCCGACTACCGACGCGGCCGCTCGTTCACCCAGACGAACGCTTCAGACGCGAGCTATCCCACCGAGTTCGACCCGGCGACCGTCGACGCCGACGGCGTCCGGCTCGTCACCGCCCCGGGCAACGCGGAGTCGGCGACGGTCGGACTCGTCGACAACGCGACGGAGCGCGTCTGGGTCGTCCAGCCGACCGTCGGCAGTCGCTCCCATCCGTTCCTCCGCGCCGCGATGCGGGCGGCCGAGCGCGACGTCGAGGTCCGCATCCTGCTCGCCGGGACGTGGTACGTCGAAGAAGACAACCGTCGACTCGCCGACTGGCTGAACGCGTGGGCCGACGAGGGCGACCATCCGCTGGAGGCGCGTCTGGTGACTCCCGACGGGCGGTTCGAGAAGATCCACGCCAAGGGGATGGTCGTCGACGACGCGGCCGTCGTCGGCAGCGTCAACTGGAACAACAACTCGGTCCGCGAGAACCGCGAGGTGGCTGTCGTCCTCGACGGGACGGAACCGGCCAGCTACTACGGCGACGTCTTCGCGGCCGACTGGCGTGCGTCGGCAGGAGACGGCGGTGGCGTGGGCGACCAAGGCAGCCTCACCGGCGACGACGCCGTCCCGCTCGGTCTCGTCGCGGCCGCGGTGCTCTCGGTGGTCTTCGTCGCGGTCGTCGCAAAACGGAAACTGGAGTTCGAGCGTGAGCCTTAGTCGTCGAGTGCGGGCGTGCTCGACAGCTCTTCGTCGAGGTCGGCGTCGGCCATCTTGTCGACGAGGCTGTCGATGACCTCCTCGCGCATCCCCTTCACGAACTTGATGGAGCCGACGACGAGGTGGCCGCCGCCGTTGACGCCGCCGCCGACGACTTCCTCGTTGAGTTCGGCGACCATCTGCGGGATGTCGAGGCGGACGCCATCGGAACGGAGGACGGCGAAGTCCGGCCCGTAGCCGATGGTGATGACGGGTTCGCCCGTCTCTTTGACCTTGGTGTCGTGGAGTTCACCGGTCGTCTTGCCGGGTGCCGGGTAGGTGAAGCGGTGGGCGAAGTTGTCGAGGTCGACCGTGTAGAGATGTGCCCCGCTGTCGAGGGTCTCGTGGTCGACGTGGGAGTCGACGGCTTCCAGCTGTCGCTCGACGTCGCGCTCGGCGCGCTCCGAGAGGAACTCGACGAGTTCGCGGTGGCGCTCCTCGTCGTCGCAGTCGACGTTGAGCACGTCGTTGACGAACGACTGGCCGTCCGAGTAGCGCAGCCAGTGGGCGGCGTAGTCGAGTGCCTCGCCGATGTCGAGCAGGCGGTCACGGTCGTAACCCTCGGCCTCCGCGAGGTCGACGAACTCGCCCATGACCTCGGCCTTCGAGCGGTCCGAGAGACCGGCGACGGCGGGAACGTGACGGAGTTCGTCGGTCACGTCGGGGTCGATCATCCGCGCGAGTTCGACACACATCATCCCGGTAGTGATGCGATAGTCCTCGTCGTGGAGGTAGGGGTTGACGTGCGCATCGAGGAGATGGTTGACCGCCTCCGGGTCGGGGTGGTGGTGGTCGACCACGGCGATGGGCATATCGTAGTGCGCGAGGTTCTGGTACGCCGGGACGTCCTCTTCAGTGGACCCGTTGTCCAGCATGAGCAGGAACGGGAGCTTCTGGCCGTGGCGGGCCTGTCCCTCCAGCGCGAAGTTCAGGTCGCGCGTGACGTCCTCCATCTCGTAGAACGGGGCCTTCGAGGGGAGCCGCTTGAAGAGATGTCGCGGCGCGTCGGGGTCGGCGTGGACCTCCGCGATGAACTTCTCCAGTGCGAGCTGCACCGGGAGGGAGGCGCACATTCCGTCACCGTCGGCGTGGTGACGGACGCGAATCGGGCGGCCTTCGAGGACCGTCCGGCGGAGCAGTCGGGCGACGTCCGCGAGGTCGTCGCGGAGCTTGTCGAAGGCGGGCCACTCGACGAGCGGGTCGACGTCGTTCGGTTCGGCGCGGTCGTCGAGGGCGGCGTCGCGACGTTCGGCCGCATCCTCGGCCTGCTCACCCGTGAGTTTGGTCAGGGAGGCGACTTCGATCTGCGTCGCGCCATCGTGGGTCTCGACGGTGCCGCCGATGCGGACGAGGTCGTCGAGTTCGACGTCGGGGTGGGCGCGGACGCCCGCCTCCTCGAAGGCGGCGCAGGCGACGATGCCGGTCTCGTCGCTGAGGTGGAAGATGGTCGGGCCACCGGTCTGTTTGATCTGGACGATGGTGCCCTCGATGTGGACGTCGGCTCCGGTCTGGAGCGCCTCGACGGCCGTCCGTTCGGGCTCGTGGTCGACGACTTCGGTCTGGTAGTCCTCGGGATCGGCGGCCGTGAAGGCGATGTCGCCGTTCTCGCGGACGTTCTCCAACTCGACGATGAGGCGGTCGCCGACGTCGTAGTCGCGGTCGAGGTTCGACTCGTGGACGAGGCCCGAAACCGTATCCGAGATGTCGACGAAGACGCCGTAGTCGACGACGCCGTTGACGACGGCGTGGTAGCGCGCGCCGACTTCGACGTCCTCGACGGTACAATCAGGTGCGAGGTCGTAGACGGTGGGTCGCGAATCTGACCCGGTGCCGGAATCCCCGGCTGTCTCGCTGTTCATGGGCGGTTTAGACGGGGGTTCGGGGTTAAGCTTTCCATACTGGCTCGCCCCCTTCCGCAACCCTTAGATGGCGACGAACCGGACTTTCGGCCATGCGACTGTTCCGGTCGGGCGAGATCATCGGCATCGCGGCCGACACGCTCGACTTCGCCCTCGAAGCCTCCGAGGAGACCCACCCCGACGAGTATATGGGACTTCTCCGCGGCGAGGACGCCCGCGACCTCGGCCTGGACCGTGACGGCACCGTCGTCACCGACGTGCTCATCATCCCTGGAACGGAGTCGAACCCCGTCAGTGCCACCGTCAACTCCAGTATGATTCCCAACGATATGCGGGCGGTCGGCTCCATCCACTCGCACCCCAACGGCGTCCTCAAACCCAGCGACGCCGACCTCGCCACCTTCGGCTCCGGCGACGTCCACATCATCGTCGGCTTCCCCTACCGCACGAGCGACTGGCGAGCCTTCGACCGCGAGGGCAACGAGCGCAAACTCGACGTGTTGAACGTCGACCTCGCGGACCCCGAATCGTTCTTCGACTTCACCCAGGAAGACATCGACAGCGAGCTATCCGACAAATGACGAACATGACCACCGTCATCGCACAAGGGACCTTCGACCTGCTCCATCCGGGCCACGTCCACTATCTGACCGACGCCGCCGAGCGCGGCGACGAACTCCACGTCATCATCGCCCGCCGCGGCAACGTGACGCACAAGGCCAAACCGATCCTCCCCGACCGCCAACGCCGCGACATGGTGGCCGCGCTCGACTGCGTCGACGAGGCCCATCTCGGCCATCCCGAGGACATCTTCGTCCCCATCGAGGAGATCCAGCCGGACGTCATCATGCTCGGCTACGACCAGCACCACGACGCCGACGGGATTCGGGAGGCACTGGCGTCGCGGGGCATCGACTGCGCCGTCGAACGCGCCTCGGCTCGCGAGCCGAAGTACGAGGGCGAACTGCTGTCGACAGGCCGCATCGTCGACCGGATTCTCGAAGAGCGCGGCGAGTAACGGGCCGGCTATCCGCTCCGACCACCATCTCTTAGAGCCGCGGCTGTCTCTTCGGACTCGATGGACACCGACAGGCTCACGGACAGACTCGGCGTCCCCGTCGAGGTCCACGGCCGCATCCCCAACACCACCGACCGAATCAGACGGCTCGCCCGCGACGACGCCCCGCACGGTACGACGGTCGTCGCCGACGAACTCACCGCCGCCCGCGGCCGCACCGGCTCGGCGTGGTCGGCACCCTCCGGCGGCGTCTGGACGAGCACCCTCCTCCGACCGGACTTCGACGCAGACCACGTCGGCCGACTCACCTTCGCCGCGGGCGTCGCCGTCGCCGACGTCGTCTCCTCGTTCGGCGTCAATGCCGAACTCAAGTGGCCGAACGACGTGCTGGTGGGTGGGAAGAAGATCGCGGGCATCCTCACCGAGTCCGTCCACGACGGCGTCCCCGTCGCGGGCAAGCCGGTCGACGAGGTCTTTCCGGGCGGCGAACCCGGACTCGACTACGTCACCCTCGGCATCGGCATCAACGCCAACGTCGACCCCGCGGACCTGAATCTCGACCGCCCGGCCACCGCACTCCGAGCCGAGACCGGCGGCGACGTCGACCGCGAGACCGTCGTGGTCCGGCTGAATGAGGGGCTTCGCGAACGGTGCGCGCAGGTCGAAACGGCCGACGGATTCAGTCACCTCCTCGACGACTGGCGCGAGCGAAGCGTGACGCTCGGCCAGCGGGTCGTCGTCCACCGCCGCGGGCAGGCCGTCGTCGAGGGTGTCGCACGCGACGTGACCGAGACGGGCGCGCTCGTCGTCGACACCGGTGAAGAGCGAATCGAAGTAACAGAGGGCGAGTGTCGGCAGCTGCGCCGGGAGTGAGTTGTCGGAGCGAGAAGCGAACGGGAAGGAGACGGCTACCGCTCGGCGGTCGAGAAAACGGAAGAGAGGCGACGTTAGTTCGCGAGCGCGGTCAGCTCGTCGGGGGAGTCGAGGCTGGCCGAGGAGTTGTCGGAACTGGTCTGGTCTTGGACCCACTGGTCGTACTCGTCCTGCGGCAGCACTTCGACGGTGAAGTACATCTGCGAGTGCGCGACACCGCAGTACTCAGTACAGTAGCCCTGGTAGGTACCCGGTTCGGTCGGGACCGTCCGGATGACGTTCTCCTGGCCGGGGATGGCGTCCTGCTTCAGCCCGAGTTCGGGGACGGCAAAGCCGTGCAACACGTCTTGTGACGTTATCACAAAGTAGACGTCCTGGTCGGCCGGGATGACGATCTCGTTACCGTTCGAGAAGCCGTGCTGGGGGTAGCTCATGTTCCAGCCCCACTGGAAGGCGTCGGCCTGCACGACGACGTCGTCGTTCTCCGGGGCGACGGGGTCGTCGGCCGTGTAGGTGATGTCCTCGTTCGCGAGCACGCCGTAGGAGGCGGCACCGACGAACAGCAGGATGATGGCCGTCGCGATGGTCCAGGTGATCTCCAGCCGCCGGTTCTCTCGGGTCGGCTGGGCCTTGTCGTTGTCCTTGAACTTGAAGACCGTGTAGATGAGGATCGCCTCCACCAGGATGGCGATCGGGACCCCGACCAACAGCAGCTTCTCGTTCAGGTTGTCGATGAGATCGATCGACGTCGACTGCGCCGCGACCGGCTCGACGGCGAAGGCGAGGAGCGCCGCCGAGAGGAGCGAAACGAGCGCGAGACGCTTGCCTTTCATGCTAATCTGGGCTTAGGAGAACACGCGTAAATACCTACTGTTGTGCGTTCCCAGTGCGACCGACCGGCGGCCGGCCAACGCCCGACTGGTGGGTAGCCAGCGGCCGGTCGATGCGTGGCCGGTGGCCAGCCGACGGCGAAGCGCGTCGCCTAAATACCGCGATTCCTAACCCCCACGCAAGTGATTTAGCGTGGCAGACACACAGACACCCGACCGGTTCGTCGGCCTGCTCGCCGCGACGGCGATGGGCGTCTATCTCCTCTTGGCCGTCGGCGCGACGACGGCCATCACGGACGCCACCGCCGCGTGTACCGCCTGGCCCGTCTGCGGCGACGGCTGGACCCTCCCGACGACCGTCGACGGCTACGTCGCCGTCGGCCACCGCCTCGTCGCGCTGGCCGTCGGTCTGCTCGTCGTCGCCACCGCCGTCGTCGGCTGGCGTCGTCGCGAGTCCCGGCGCGTCCGCGCCGCACTCGCCGTCTCCGTCCTCCTCTACCCGGTTCAGGCGGCAGTTGGCGCGCTCGTCGCGACCTCCGGCGTGACCCTCGCGCTCTCGGTGCTCCATCTCGCCGTCGCGATGGTCATCTTCGGCGGTCTAGTCGCCGCGCTCGCGTGGACGCTCGAAGTCCAGACCGGCGACCCCGACGACGTCCCCGAATCCGCGCCCGAACCCGACCTCCCGCCCGCGGACGACCGCTCGCCCGAGATTCCCTCGGAGCCCGTCGCCCGCGCCAAAGCGACCGCGAACGCCTACTTCCGGCTGATGAAGCCACGGCTGATGTGGCTGCTCTGTCTCGTCGCCTCGGCGGGGATGGCGCTCGCAGCGGGCAGTCAGGGCCTCGACATCGTGACCGTCCTCGCCACCCTCGGGGGCGGCGCGCTCTCTATCGGCGCGTCGGGGACGTTCAACCACGTCCTCGAACGCGACATCGACCGGCGGATGAACCGCACCAGCGACCGGCCGCTCGCGACGGACCTCGTGCCCGTCCGCAACGCCATCGCCTTCGGCGTCGTCCTCGCGGCCCTCTCGCTCGCGCTGTTCGCCTCGGTCAATCTCCTCGCCGCCGCCCTCGGCCTCGCGGCCATCCTGTTCTACAGCGTCGTCTACACGCTCATCCTCAAGCCGAACACGGTCCAGAACACCGTCATCGGCGGGGCGGCCGGCGCGCTGCCCGCCATCATCGGCTGGGTCGCCGTCACCGGCTCCATCGGGCTTGGCGGCATCGCGCTCGCGACGCTCATCTTCCTCTGGACGCCCGCGCACTTCTACAACCTCGCGCTGGCGTACAAGGACGACTACGAGCGCGGCGGCTTCCCGATGATGCCCGTCGTCCGCGGCGAGACGACCACGCGCCGCCACATCCTCTGGTATCTCGGCGCGACGCTCCTCGCCGCCGGCGCGCTCGCCGCCTCCGAGGCCCTCGGCTGGGTCTACGTCGTCTCGGGCGTCCTCGTCGGCGCGGTGTTCCTCTGGGCGGTCGTCCGCCTCCACTACGAGCAGACCGAGTCCGCGGCGTTCCGCGCGTTCCACGCCTCGAACGCCTATCTCGGCGTCACGCTGCTCGCCATCGTCGTCGACACGCTCGCAATCTGAGGCGCACAGATGTCCTTCGCAACCTCGACCCTGCCGAACTGGCGACCCTCGAAGCAGGAGCTCCTGGTCTGGGCGGCTATCCTGAACGCCGAACTGCTGGCCGTCCTCCTCTATCTCCTGTTCATGCCCGTCCGGGTGCAGTCGTGGCGGTTCATCCTCTACGGCTTCCTCTGGATCAACGTCGGGGTCTTCGCCGTCTGGAAGACGAACCCGACGCCCTCTGACCCCCGGACGCGACGTATTGCACTCCTCGTCGCCGCGGGCTACTTCCTGGTACTCGCCGTCGCGGGCGGCATCCTCGGCCCGAGTCACACCAGCCCCATCGCCGCGCTCCTGACCGACGGCCACACCCACAGCCACGGCGCGACGACGGCCGCCGCGAGCTACGAACTCCGGATGCTCCCGCCGGGCTGGGGGCCGGCGTTCGTCTACCAGGGCGCGTGGGTCATGCTCATCCTCATGCCATACAAGGTGGTCGGCTACCTCGCCCTGGCGTATCTCGTCTACGCGACCGTCATCGACGCCGTGACGGCAAGCATCTCGGGCGCGCTCGGCCTGCTCTCGTGTATCAGCTGTACGTGGCCGATTCTCGGGTCGCTCGCCGCCAGCGTCTTCGGGAGCGGCTCGGCCGTCGCCGTCGCCGCGACGACCTGGCCCTACGACATCTCGACGGTCGCCTTCCTCGGCGTGGTCGGCTTGCTCATGTGGCGGCCGCTCGTCGGCGACGGCTGAGTGGCAGCTACGACGAGGGTGAGAAACGGGCTTTTGTGTCGTCGTCGCCAAGGTTTCTCCATGACGACCGTCGACATCGAATACTGCGTCCCCTGTGGCTTTCTGAACCGCGCCGAAGACATCCAGCACGCGCTCTTGAGCCAGTTCGGCGAGGAACTCGATTCCGTGGCACTCGTCACGGGCGACCACGGCGTGCTCCGCGTCGACGTCGACGGCGAATCCGTCTGGGACAAATCGGAAGACGACTACGATGTCGACGAGATCACGCGGCGGGTGCGGGCGAAACTCTAAGCCACCTGCGCCAACACGAGCGGGAACTTCGAATCGTCGTTTCCGTCGTCGAGTTTGTCGGGATAGACCCACGTCTCTTCGACCTCGAATCCGCGCTCTTCCAGCAACTCGTGGGTCTGCTCGACACCGAGGATGCTCCACTCCATCGCGACGCCCGTCTCCAGCCAGTCGGGGTTGCGGCCCTCCCACTCGCTACAGCCGGTCGTGAACAGCAGCCAGCCGCCGGGTCGGAGGACGCGTCGGAACTCTCGGAGCGTCGCTCCGTGTTCGCTGTCCGGAATGTGGATGAACGAGTTGAACGCACAGACCGCGTCGAAGCTGTCGGTCTCGAAGGG includes these proteins:
- a CDS encoding class I SAM-dependent methyltransferase, whose protein sequence is MTDRSVIRAGYDELAEDYQRARGDRDHDEERLADLAGRLPSSPHVLDAGCGDGRPVSTWFDDSEVASLDFSRTQLELAREQLSSGWLTQGDMTALPFETDSFDAVCAFNSFIHIPDSEHGATLREFRRVLRPGGWLLFTTGCSEWEGRNPDWLETGVAMEWSILGVEQTHELLEERGFEVEETWVYPDKLDDGNDDSKFPLVLAQVA
- a CDS encoding Mov34/MPN/PAD-1 family protein; amino-acid sequence: MRLFRSGEIIGIAADTLDFALEASEETHPDEYMGLLRGEDARDLGLDRDGTVVTDVLIIPGTESNPVSATVNSSMIPNDMRAVGSIHSHPNGVLKPSDADLATFGSGDVHIIVGFPYRTSDWRAFDREGNERKLDVLNVDLADPESFFDFTQEDIDSELSDK
- a CDS encoding phospholipase D-like domain-containing protein, producing the protein MRLHTAACLVVLCLASLACVAPVGTAASSDALHADPVVDYAASNISVSDDRTADGSRITGFLANPVADGDRGEYVSIMVARGGNWTLSDGEATVSLPTNTTGHVVVTATPDALANDTVDAAGTTVSAPSSFALANGGEELTLRRNGTVVDRASYETAPEGEDWRWNRTPRWRPVGLEPRTVVATGSATAEAFVLPDSPDVALDTLRAADDRILLAGYTFASPRVADALVAAAERGVRVRVLVDDAPVGGTTTRQARALDRLTRAGVPVSVLGGEYARYDYHHPKYAVVDGRALVLTENWKPSGVGGRSSRGWGVRVDSQATAVELAEVFRTDADGRDATTWSDYRRGRSFTQTNASDASYPTEFDPATVDADGVRLVTAPGNAESATVGLVDNATERVWVVQPTVGSRSHPFLRAAMRAAERDVEVRILLAGTWYVEEDNRRLADWLNAWADEGDHPLEARLVTPDGRFEKIHAKGMVVDDAAVVGSVNWNNNSVRENREVAVVLDGTEPASYYGDVFAADWRASAGDGGGVGDQGSLTGDDAVPLGLVAAAVLSVVFVAVVAKRKLEFEREP
- a CDS encoding adenylyltransferase/cytidyltransferase family protein; amino-acid sequence: MTTVIAQGTFDLLHPGHVHYLTDAAERGDELHVIIARRGNVTHKAKPILPDRQRRDMVAALDCVDEAHLGHPEDIFVPIEEIQPDVIMLGYDQHHDADGIREALASRGIDCAVERASAREPKYEGELLSTGRIVDRILEERGE
- the coxB gene encoding cytochrome c oxidase subunit II yields the protein MKGKRLALVSLLSAALLAFAVEPVAAQSTSIDLIDNLNEKLLLVGVPIAILVEAILIYTVFKFKDNDKAQPTRENRRLEITWTIATAIILLFVGAASYGVLANEDITYTADDPVAPENDDVVVQADAFQWGWNMSYPQHGFSNGNEIVIPADQDVYFVITSQDVLHGFAVPELGLKQDAIPGQENVIRTVPTEPGTYQGYCTEYCGVAHSQMYFTVEVLPQDEYDQWVQDQTSSDNSSASLDSPDELTALAN
- a CDS encoding DHH family phosphoesterase; its protein translation is MNSETAGDSGTGSDSRPTVYDLAPDCTVEDVEVGARYHAVVNGVVDYGVFVDISDTVSGLVHESNLDRDYDVGDRLIVELENVRENGDIAFTAADPEDYQTEVVDHEPERTAVEALQTGADVHIEGTIVQIKQTGGPTIFHLSDETGIVACAAFEEAGVRAHPDVELDDLVRIGGTVETHDGATQIEVASLTKLTGEQAEDAAERRDAALDDRAEPNDVDPLVEWPAFDKLRDDLADVARLLRRTVLEGRPIRVRHHADGDGMCASLPVQLALEKFIAEVHADPDAPRHLFKRLPSKAPFYEMEDVTRDLNFALEGQARHGQKLPFLLMLDNGSTEEDVPAYQNLAHYDMPIAVVDHHHPDPEAVNHLLDAHVNPYLHDEDYRITTGMMCVELARMIDPDVTDELRHVPAVAGLSDRSKAEVMGEFVDLAEAEGYDRDRLLDIGEALDYAAHWLRYSDGQSFVNDVLNVDCDDEERHRELVEFLSERAERDVERQLEAVDSHVDHETLDSGAHLYTVDLDNFAHRFTYPAPGKTTGELHDTKVKETGEPVITIGYGPDFAVLRSDGVRLDIPQMVAELNEEVVGGGVNGGGHLVVGSIKFVKGMREEVIDSLVDKMADADLDEELSSTPALDD
- the cyoE gene encoding heme o synthase; protein product: MGVYLLLAVGATTAITDATAACTAWPVCGDGWTLPTTVDGYVAVGHRLVALAVGLLVVATAVVGWRRRESRRVRAALAVSVLLYPVQAAVGALVATSGVTLALSVLHLAVAMVIFGGLVAALAWTLEVQTGDPDDVPESAPEPDLPPADDRSPEIPSEPVARAKATANAYFRLMKPRLMWLLCLVASAGMALAAGSQGLDIVTVLATLGGGALSIGASGTFNHVLERDIDRRMNRTSDRPLATDLVPVRNAIAFGVVLAALSLALFASVNLLAAALGLAAILFYSVVYTLILKPNTVQNTVIGGAAGALPAIIGWVAVTGSIGLGGIALATLIFLWTPAHFYNLALAYKDDYERGGFPMMPVVRGETTTRRHILWYLGATLLAAGALAASEALGWVYVVSGVLVGAVFLWAVVRLHYEQTESAAFRAFHASNAYLGVTLLAIVVDTLAI
- a CDS encoding DUF7546 family protein, coding for MSFATSTLPNWRPSKQELLVWAAILNAELLAVLLYLLFMPVRVQSWRFILYGFLWINVGVFAVWKTNPTPSDPRTRRIALLVAAGYFLVLAVAGGILGPSHTSPIAALLTDGHTHSHGATTAAASYELRMLPPGWGPAFVYQGAWVMLILMPYKVVGYLALAYLVYATVIDAVTASISGALGLLSCISCTWPILGSLAASVFGSGSAVAVAATTWPYDISTVAFLGVVGLLMWRPLVGDG
- a CDS encoding SelT/SelW/SelH family protein, with the translated sequence MTTVDIEYCVPCGFLNRAEDIQHALLSQFGEELDSVALVTGDHGVLRVDVDGESVWDKSEDDYDVDEITRRVRAKL
- a CDS encoding biotin--[acetyl-CoA-carboxylase] ligase, whose product is MDTDRLTDRLGVPVEVHGRIPNTTDRIRRLARDDAPHGTTVVADELTAARGRTGSAWSAPSGGVWTSTLLRPDFDADHVGRLTFAAGVAVADVVSSFGVNAELKWPNDVLVGGKKIAGILTESVHDGVPVAGKPVDEVFPGGEPGLDYVTLGIGINANVDPADLNLDRPATALRAETGGDVDRETVVVRLNEGLRERCAQVETADGFSHLLDDWRERSVTLGQRVVVHRRGQAVVEGVARDVTETGALVVDTGEERIEVTEGECRQLRRE
- a CDS encoding HEAT repeat domain-containing protein produces the protein MSDGDDASDDSGAPEEEISVESLQDGLSAVEEELEAAETEAALDEVESTLDDIESKLEAADLPEPADDDEEDPSEELADSLATLREELEAKRGPYAEDVVAAIDEAKTKIEDTRWTDRGEGEIVEAVESFVASVNETLDADVSVDGEDAEELSAALADAADVVGSAGLDADEDAETIAALVEAADSLESDLEAAQEWDDLETREKLEAQGFYDVLGHYKDYPPEWAAVKGWEEEGNVEMILLALDNLQSDFMERHCIESLTRLNDQAAFEAMHQRAQKRDKPSIKALGKMRAEDAVETLIEYVDTDKDPQLQKVTFKALGEIGDERATQPLADKLVMENDNVRPYAARALGLLGDTRAVEPLIDTLRDDESDSVRSSAAWALRQIGTQVALEAAAEHVDDRSYLVQSEAEKAREALGISQTA